From one Streptomyces sp. N50 genomic stretch:
- a CDS encoding helix-turn-helix domain-containing protein, translated as MLRTPTGQRRLDILEWLRDPATHFPGHRYVPEAGVTSEAVAAKLGVPRQVADTHLELLAGMGLLRVRRIRLRTYYRRDEVRIAEVARMFEKGW; from the coding sequence ATGCTGAGGACTCCGACGGGTCAGCGACGGTTGGACATCCTGGAGTGGCTGAGAGATCCGGCCACCCACTTCCCGGGCCATCGGTACGTCCCCGAGGCCGGTGTCACCTCCGAGGCCGTGGCGGCCAAGCTGGGCGTGCCCCGCCAGGTCGCCGACACGCACCTCGAACTCCTCGCGGGTATGGGCCTGTTGCGCGTGCGGCGGATCCGGCTGCGGACCTACTACCGGCGCGACGAGGTCCGTATCGCCGAGGTGGCCCGGATGTTCGAGAAGGGCTGGTAG
- a CDS encoding LacI family DNA-binding transcriptional regulator — protein MTMSNTGGRRRPPTIHDVAREAGVSRGTVSRVLNGGHYVSPAAQEAVNAAIRKTGYVVNRHARSLITGRSDSVGFLLTEPQEKFFEDPNFNILLRGCTQALAAHDIPLLLMLAGTEDERRRITRYITSGHVDGVLLVSSHSGNPVAEELSEAGVPLVACGKPIGLGSKISYVAADDRDGARDMTRHLLSLGRRRIGTVTGPLDTPGGVERLAGYKEVLAESGIEVDDSLVVSGDYSRLSGERGAERLLAQVPDLDAVFVASDLMARGVLTTLERAGRRVPEDVAVGGFDDSPAALASSPELTTMRQPFDRISAEMVRVLLAQIGGEDTAAVILPTELVKREST, from the coding sequence CTGACCATGAGCAATACGGGGGGTCGGCGCAGACCACCGACGATCCATGACGTGGCGCGCGAGGCCGGTGTCTCGCGGGGCACGGTGTCGCGGGTCCTCAATGGCGGGCACTATGTGAGCCCAGCCGCGCAGGAGGCCGTCAACGCGGCCATCCGCAAGACGGGTTACGTGGTGAACCGGCACGCCCGTTCGCTGATCACGGGGCGTTCGGACTCGGTCGGTTTCCTGCTGACGGAACCGCAGGAGAAGTTCTTCGAGGACCCGAACTTCAACATCCTGCTGCGCGGCTGCACCCAGGCGCTGGCCGCGCACGACATCCCGCTGCTGCTGATGCTGGCCGGCACCGAGGACGAGCGGCGGCGCATCACGCGGTACATCACCTCCGGGCACGTCGACGGGGTGCTGCTGGTCTCCAGCCACTCCGGGAACCCGGTGGCGGAGGAGCTGAGCGAGGCGGGCGTACCGCTGGTCGCGTGCGGCAAGCCGATCGGGCTCGGCTCCAAGATCAGCTATGTCGCCGCCGACGACCGGGACGGCGCCCGTGACATGACCCGGCACCTGCTCTCCCTCGGCCGCCGCCGGATCGGCACGGTCACCGGCCCGCTGGACACGCCGGGCGGTGTCGAGCGCCTCGCCGGTTACAAGGAGGTGCTCGCGGAGTCGGGCATCGAGGTGGACGACAGCCTCGTCGTCTCCGGTGACTACAGCCGGCTCAGCGGCGAGCGCGGCGCCGAGCGACTGCTGGCCCAAGTCCCGGACCTGGACGCAGTGTTCGTCGCCTCGGACCTGATGGCACGGGGCGTGCTGACGACGCTGGAGCGGGCCGGGCGACGGGTACCGGAGGACGTGGCGGTCGGCGGTTTCGACGACTCCCCCGCCGCGCTCGCGTCCAGCCCCGAACTCACCACGATGCGGCAGCCGTTCGACCGGATCAGCGCGGAGATGGTGCGGGTGCTGCTGGCGCAGATCGGGGGCGAGGACACGGCGGCGGTGATACTGCCGACGGAGCTGGTGAAGCGGGAGTCGACGTGA
- a CDS encoding beta-galactosidase: MPETTPKGLTRLAFGGDYNPEQWPESVWPEDVRLMREAGVTMVSVGIFSWALLEPEQGVYDFGWLDRIIGLLHENGIRVDLGTPTVSPPAWFYRAHPEALPVTADGTRYEFGSRGAICHSNADYRAAAANITTRLAEHYGDHPALALWHVFNEYGVPVSACYCDSCAAHFRRWLTTTYKSVDGVNEAWGTAFWGQRYGDLGQINPPRLTPTAVNPAQALDYTRFADATMRENFIAERDILHRLSPGIPVTTNFMAALSQCESVDYWAWGREVDLVTNDHYLITDGRRTHVNLAMAADLTRSVAGGAPWLLLEHSTSGVNWQPRNPAKAPGQMARNALSHVARGSDGAMFFQWRQSRRGAEKFHSAMVPHGGTATRVWREVVELGASVEELSEIRGTRTQADVAVVWDWHSWWAQKLAWRPSEDHDARERADAFYEALYDRHLTVDFAHPEADLSAYPLVVVPALYLMTEASGRNLKRYVEQGGTLVVSYFSGIVDEHDAVHEGAYPGALRDVLGLTVEEFSPLLADQRVRITGPDGSELTGDVWSEFVVPDGAETVWTYAEGLTADHPAVTRNRLGEGTAWYVSTRLDAHGLDALLGWAAEDARIAPRAELPYDVEVVRREGEFGSFLFAINHSASDVKVPLGTDGTELLTGERAAGGLAVPAGAVRVVRLDG; the protein is encoded by the coding sequence ATGCCGGAGACCACCCCTAAGGGCCTCACCAGGCTCGCCTTCGGTGGGGACTACAACCCCGAGCAGTGGCCGGAGAGCGTCTGGCCGGAGGACGTCCGGCTGATGCGGGAGGCCGGCGTCACCATGGTGAGCGTCGGGATCTTCTCCTGGGCACTGCTGGAACCCGAGCAGGGTGTGTACGACTTCGGCTGGCTGGACCGGATCATCGGCCTGCTGCACGAGAACGGCATCCGCGTCGACCTCGGCACGCCCACCGTCTCCCCGCCCGCCTGGTTCTACCGCGCCCACCCCGAGGCCCTGCCCGTCACCGCCGACGGCACCCGCTACGAATTCGGCTCACGCGGCGCGATCTGCCACAGCAACGCCGACTACCGCGCAGCCGCCGCGAACATCACCACCCGACTCGCCGAGCACTACGGCGACCACCCGGCCCTCGCGCTGTGGCACGTCTTCAACGAGTACGGCGTCCCCGTCTCCGCCTGCTACTGCGATTCCTGCGCCGCCCACTTCCGCCGCTGGCTGACCACGACGTACAAGTCCGTCGACGGCGTCAACGAGGCCTGGGGGACGGCCTTCTGGGGCCAGCGTTACGGCGACCTCGGCCAGATCAACCCGCCGCGGCTCACCCCGACCGCCGTCAACCCGGCTCAGGCGCTGGACTACACGCGGTTCGCCGACGCCACCATGCGCGAGAACTTCATCGCGGAACGGGACATCCTGCACCGCCTCTCGCCCGGCATCCCGGTGACGACCAACTTCATGGCCGCCCTCAGCCAGTGCGAGTCCGTCGACTACTGGGCCTGGGGCCGCGAGGTCGACCTCGTCACCAACGACCACTACCTGATCACCGACGGCCGCCGCACCCACGTCAACCTCGCGATGGCCGCCGACCTCACCCGCTCCGTCGCGGGCGGCGCCCCCTGGCTGCTCCTCGAACACTCCACCTCGGGCGTCAACTGGCAGCCCCGCAACCCCGCCAAGGCCCCCGGCCAGATGGCCCGCAACGCCCTCTCCCACGTGGCGCGGGGTTCGGACGGCGCGATGTTCTTCCAGTGGCGACAGTCCCGGCGCGGCGCCGAGAAGTTCCACTCCGCGATGGTCCCGCACGGCGGCACGGCAACCCGCGTCTGGCGCGAGGTCGTCGAACTCGGCGCATCCGTCGAGGAGTTGAGCGAGATACGCGGCACGCGCACGCAGGCCGACGTGGCCGTCGTATGGGACTGGCACTCGTGGTGGGCGCAGAAACTGGCGTGGCGTCCCAGCGAGGACCACGACGCGCGCGAGCGTGCCGACGCGTTCTACGAGGCCCTCTACGACCGCCACCTCACGGTCGACTTCGCGCACCCGGAAGCCGACTTGTCGGCCTATCCCCTTGTCGTCGTACCGGCCCTGTATCTGATGACGGAGGCGTCCGGGCGCAACCTGAAGCGGTACGTCGAACAGGGCGGCACCCTCGTCGTCTCCTACTTCTCCGGCATCGTCGACGAGCACGACGCCGTCCACGAGGGCGCCTATCCGGGCGCGCTGCGGGACGTACTCGGCCTGACGGTCGAGGAGTTCTCGCCGCTCCTGGCCGACCAGCGGGTGCGCATCACCGGACCCGACGGCTCCGAACTCACCGGCGACGTCTGGAGCGAGTTCGTCGTCCCGGACGGCGCCGAGACCGTGTGGACGTACGCCGAGGGCCTCACCGCCGACCACCCGGCCGTCACCCGGAACCGCCTCGGCGAGGGCACCGCCTGGTACGTGTCGACCCGCCTCGACGCCCACGGCCTGGACGCCCTGCTCGGCTGGGCGGCCGAGGACGCCCGGATCGCGCCGCGCGCCGAGCTGCCGTACGACGTCGAAGTCGTGCGCAGGGAGGGCGAGTTCGGCAGCTTCCTCTTCGCGATCAACCACAGTGCCTCGGACGTCAAGGTGCCGCTCGGCACCGACGGCACCGAGCTGCTGACCGGCGAACGCGCCGCGGGCGGCCTCGCGGTCCCCGCCGGGGCCGTCCGGGTCGTACGACTCGACGGCTGA